ATTGACATAGCAGTTGGCACTATCTAAACCATTACACCAGATTGACATtgatttctcatcttcagtAATGATCGAATCTGtatgatgggatgaatgtGAATTTATATGTTTGACCGCCTCATTCACATTGTTAACTGTCTTCACTGCCAAAGTAGGTCCGAGGAATTCCGTATGATAATCTTCTTCCGTACTTGCCGTAACGAATTTGGATGATTCTGGAATATCCTGAATGGCCGATAAAGTCGAAGGATCGCATCGTAGACAGACGTTGTTCTTCATTAGTTCAGAAGCTAGTTTGGGCCAGAGGGTGGATAAGAGTGATGAGTGGATTAACAACGTTTCGGCGGCATTACAGGCTGCCATGTAATCGGTCTGAACGCAAACCAAGATATTGTTAGCTACCCGTACGGTTTCAGATGTTGTCCATTCAGGCTTTGATCGGATAGTGATTGTCGCTAGACCTACCTTCGATTCGACCACTACCCTCAAAGCCTTCTCCTCTACCGCAGTTTGGTCTACGTAAACCGCACATATTCCATCCGCATGACCCATAACTGGGATTCTCGTGTTGTTCTGAATACTTCTGACCAATTCGTTTCCTCCTCTTGGCATCACCAAGTCGATATACCTATCTTGAGCGAGTAGCGAGGAGATCTCAGATCGTGTAGAGACCGATTGAATGAACGTCGGTGGGATGGAGGTTTTGGATAAAGCTTCGGCAATTagttgagagaggatggtagCAGTTCGAAGTGATTCCTTTCCTCCCTTCAAGATTGCCGCATTTCCTATAGCAACACCGAGCAAAATCGCAAGCAGAATCAATATTGGTATAACTTTTCAGACAAGTAGACAGATGAAAAGGATCACTTACCAGATTTAATAGCGAGCGCAGCAATGTTTACCACTACCTCAGGTCTAGCTTCGAAGATAACCAACAGCACACCGATAGGACAGGTGACTCTGTGTAAATCCAATCCTGGCCCCAACTCCTTTGCAAAAGTGACTTGACCCGTTGGTACAGGTAAGGAAGCTACGTCCGATATACCTTGTAACATCGCATCGAATTTCCCTGGTCTCGAAAGGTCTAAACGAGACACGAGTGATTTAGATAATTTGCCTTGGGATGATAGTTCTTCCGCTGCCTATGCTCACGTCGATTGATCAGAATAGTACTAGTAGTCTGATCGAAAttagactcacctccatatCTGCCTTGTTAGCCTTCAGcacttcatctttcttcccctccaACACTTGGCGAATAGCTCTCAGAGCCAGATCCCTCTCTGACACATCTACCAATTGAGATTGCTCGAAAGCTGCTCGAGCGGCTCTGGCGATTGATTCGGCCACACTGGAGCTCGAGCCTGAGCTTGATGGGTCGGACATGGTGTATAAGGAATCGGTACAATTTATGGAAGGTTTATATGGTATGGATGGAAAGATAGAGATGTATCATGAATTCGCCCAACTTTTTTACACCGAGTCATACGGTAACTCGGACATggaatttgattccgttggATGTGTAACTTGGATGTGGAGGTCCGTGCTCTGTACTTCAGTTAGATGGCGTGCtgataaagaagaaagatcaggaGATCACCTTATTTCATTCGTATCCTTTGTATCATACGAAGATCGTACATACCTTCAAAAAGCATATAAACCCCTCcattcaacttcctcctcggTCCCATCCTCCTATATCCCTCACCCAACCCACCCATCATGTCAGTGTCCACCACTCTTCCCGACTGGCCCCCCTCGCTCATACCCGaacaacactcacatctcatcctcctatCCTCCACCTATGCCCTATCCCACGGATTCACTCTacttccaccttcatcaagcCAACCACCTACTTCAGCCATAGCCGCTCCCCTATCGCTACTTCCCACCCCATTTCCAAGGGGTTTATACGATCTGGCTGTATCGTTACAACCGCTGTACAACGCTTTATACGCCAGGATAACGCTGGATTGGGATTTCTTAGATAGAGTAATGGGAGGTAGCGTGTCGAAAGTGGATACTTTCCAGGGTGAATtatggagaggatggaaatcCATCAGAAATGATTTGGTCCAACCTCTTCAATTGGGTTTATTCAGGTCAGATTATCTGTTGCATGATGGTGAAAAGGATGGGATAAGTATAAAACAGGTAGAATTCAACACGATAGCTGCTAGTTTCGGTGCTTTGAGTCAGAGAGCTGGAGAAATGCACAAGTGAGTGTGATATCCTCGCATCTTGATTGAGTTATGAGTCATAGAATGGAGACCTCGGTGTGAATATCACTCAGTTGTGAGGCCATACTGTCACCATATTCACGTGTAGACCGTTCTCTCACTCCCATATTTAAGTTGTGGTCGCGACGTTTCGCTGACATGTACATGACCACTACGCAGGTACCTCTCAAAAGCTACTAACGGATATTTTTCCGTCTCGCCACATCTCTCCAATCCATCAAACTTTCCCGCCAACGAACCTCTGAAAAACCTCGCAGCAGGTTTAGCGGAAGGATGGAAAGCTTATGGAAACAAAGATGCGGTGATATTGTTCGTTGTTCAGGATGGAGAGAGGAATGTGtttgatcaaagatggttgGAGTTCGAGTTACTCGAGAGGTGAGTACTGTTCAGTCTGCCTTGGTCTGACAGACGCTTGTCTGTGTCTTGCTCGAGCAAAAGAAGACCGTCCAGGTCTTGAAGCTTTGCAAGACCTTGCATCTACCTCATGTGGAtataagaagaaagatatgcTAATTTACCTGGACCATAGCCATAATATCCCTGTCATCCGACATACATTCTCCGAACTATCGACTCTCGCCCAAATCGACCCCACCACCAAAAACCTCTTATTACCGTCTCCCCTTCAACCCTCCTTGCCGGCTAGGGAAGTATCAGTGATCTACTATCGATCAGCATACACTCCAACAGATTATCCCTCTTCGGCAGAATGGTCCACCCGACTTTTGCTAGAGAAAAGCAAAGCTATCAAATGTCCTTCTATGGCATTGCAGTTATCCGGAGCAAAGAAGATCCAACAGGTCTTGAGTGAACCTGGAGTTCTTGAAGATTTCTTATTAGGCGATCATAGACCTCATGTTGGATTTGGCAAGGGAGCGGGCAGTCTGACGCAAGAAGATGTAgatagattgagattgacttgGATAGGATTATATCCCATGGACAATTCTGAATTGGGAAAGAAAGCTTATGCACTCGCCACGAGTCAACCTGAGAAATATGTATTGAAACCTCAAcgtgaaggtggtggaaaTAATATCTATCGAGAGAATATCCCAGGTTATCTGAAAGAGttagcagaagaagataagcATAGGATAGAGGGTGAACctgaaaagaaagaaggttaTATATTAATGGAATTGATTGAACCTCCCAAAGGACTTAGGAACCTGTTGGTAAAAGGTGGTGAGAATAAATCGAGATTGGCGGATATAGTCAGTGAATTAGGTGTATATGGAGTCTCATTGTTcggtgagaaggaagtggtgaACCAGACTGCTGGGACGTTGTTGAGGACAAAGGGTAGAgagagtgatgaaggtggtgtagcGATTGGTAAGTGTTGATCACCGCCAATGCTAATCGAATGGGAATAATCGTGCTGATATGAAATCCTTCGGTTAAATAGGTATAAGTTCAATTGATTCTCCTTTACTTGTAGATTAGATTGAAACTAGATCATAGAGGATATACAGCTGCCATGTTCATATTGAATGTAACAGCACCATAAGCTGAGCCGATCTGAAGGCGTCATCTAAGATACCTTGACTTGCTCGTACACAGTAATTGTAATCTGCGTTCCGTACCTGCAGTATCTGCAGTATATCGAGGAgtgtgatgatggtgatccgGATAACCCGGACTCTACAAATGAGTCGAACCCTTAGCTTCCTACAGTGATTTCTAAATTAACCGGTCATTGAATCTCACGTGAGACTGAACGATAAGCTGCATCCGTCTTTTGGCGAATGGCAATTCATGATACGGAAGTATATGTCAGAGGAGATGACGTACAAGGCGGGCAAGGCACAGTTAGTCAGAGATGAGTACGAGTAGTAGGCACAATTGCAGAGATCCCTCTTAGCTCGATTatgtatctatctatttTATCTCCATTTCTCGCTTATTGGGTTTTTTGCTATTGGGTTTGAGACTTTATCATTGCAGGTaaatgctgatatctcgATGATATGTATCCGAGGGTGTTGCATGTTCTACGGGTACTACTTCAGTGGTGCTTTAGCATTAGCACACTAACTCAAGAGATAAGcaattcatctcatctcatctcacctcgTTTCCGATTATAACTATATACTCGAACCTACATCCAGCTCGTAatcactcttcttcctcttacGCTTGGGTTTTATCATCCTTGATTATATCATTATCCGCACTGTACGGTATCAAACGTCGAATTCAAAATGGATGATAAAGCAGAGAAGAGCATCGTCCCACCCCAAACCACCCCTAGCAATGGCTATGGACAGACCATCCCCGTACAAGATGAAGGCGATAACGTAGTAGCGAGATTAGAAGAAATGGGATACAAACAAGAATTGAAAAGGAATTTGGGAATGATATCTGTCTTGGGATTAAGTTTCGCAATTATGGCTGTACCGTTCGGTACTTCCACTACGTTGAATATCGCTTTGACGGATGGTGGACCAGTCACTATCCTCTATGGTGTGAGTGACCTACCTTCAAATATATGTTCACTGCGCAAATTAAATCATACCAGGAGAAAATGATTTGGTACTGATGCATGGAGGTCCGATTGATAGTGGGTATTCGTGTCGCTAGTTTCACTGGCTATCGCTGCTAGTCTGGCTGAAATGTACGTCTACACCACTCGTATAAGCGGATATAAGCTGACATTGTATTGTGATATGAACAGATGCTCCGTATTCCCAACATCCGGGGGTGTATATTGTACGTTCACATCCACCACATACCATCTAAGCTACGAGCTTACCACTGTGTTTGATGTAATACAGACTGGTCAGCGATGTTGTCTACACCTAAGTACAGTGCCTTTGCAAGTTACCTCACAGGATGGTTAGGGACTGTAGGAAACTGGACGTGAGTGATAGTCATAACAATGAAGAGAGAGCACCAATTGCTGATTCGTAGTCTTATGCTTTAATACAGTGTGACTGCCTCGATCACTTTTGGAGGATCTCAACTTATCTTGGCTGCTGCTACGTTATACCATGAAGATTACGTCCCAACCGCTTGGCAGACCTGTTTAGTCTATTGGGGAGCTTTGTTAGGATCTCTGTTGATCAATATATTCTgtacaaagtgagttgaaaaTGTGAAACCTAACTTCTAGATACATTATGCTGATACTGGTTATATAGATATCTGGATAAGCTAAACACGATATGCTTGTATTGGACGGGAGCGTCAGTGATAGTGTAAGTCGTAATTTATCTCAACTACAAGCTTGACCCCTTATACTGATCATACCCCGTTTATTCTGTAGGGTATGTCCATCCTCTGTGTAATCCTGGAGGTTTCTCTGACTTGTACTGCTAGATCATCGTGACATTGTTGAGTATGGCAGATAATCGAAATTCTGGCAAATTCGCTTTCTCTCATGTAAGTTGTCTCTTTGGTCTCCATTCAGCACAATGCATTTCGGTTATTGATTATCTGAGTTAGTTCGACGCATCTCCCTCGGGCTGGCCAGCTGCTTGGGCGTGGTTCGTCGGTCTACTACAAGCTGCATATACTCTTACCGGGTGAGTTCCGCCCATGATCATGTGGAAGGAATACTGCTCACTTGGACAAGATGATAGGTACGGAATGGTAGCTGCGTTATGCGAAGAGGTCAAAGAACCTGCTCATCAAGTCCCTCGAGCGATGGGTAAGTCTTCGGTGGAAAAGAGCAAGCTGACATGTGCAGTCCTCTCAGTCGCTGCTGCAGCGGTCACTGGTTTGGTCTACCTTGTAAGTTATAATGATTCTGCAGCAAGTGATCGATATTGATGGCTGTACTTTGTAAAATATGTAAATTCAGCTCCCAATCAACTTCGTCTTGCCGGACATCACACCTCTTTTGGAAGTAGCGAGTCTGCAACCAATGCCATTACTTTATAAAATTGTCACCGGTAGCTCCGGAGCAGCTCTGGGATTACTCTTCCTGAGTGAGCTGCACGGTCCCCTCTTGTTACGAGTGTTGACTGATCGATTATGGTGTTTTGTAGTTCTGGGTATATGGGTATTCGCCACGATCGGTTCTCTGACAGCTGCATCAAGATGTACATGGGCGTTCTCCCGTGATGGTGGTATACCAGGATCGGGATGGTGGAAAGTTGTCAATCCCCAATTCGGCATTCCCATCAATTCCCTCATACTTTCCACTGTTGTCTGTGCCTTGTTGGGTTTGATTTATCTGGGAAGTAGCGCTGCATTCAATGCTTTTACTGGAGGTCAGTCAATATTTCGTCTATTCCGTTAAAGCCCAAAAAGATACAGGACAGTTTTGACCCTTCTGTTTTGATTTTTACAGTGGCAACTATCTGCTTGGGATGCTCTTACGCTTTCCCCGTTCTCTGTTCTTTGGTCAGAGGTAGAAAGATGGTTAGGAACGCGCCGTATTCATTAGGCAAATTTGGATTTGTCATTGTCAGTCACCTTCCCTTGATTCCTCTTTACTACGGACTTGTTGAgctttgagctgacgatttTGTGCAGAACATCATCACAGTAGTTTGGATCAGTTTCTCAATCATTCTCTTTTGTATGCGTAAGTACGAGATTATATATCCTTGATCATCGAACGCAATTTGAGCTGAGTTCGTTGTGGTGCATTTTGTAGCTACCGCCGTACCTGTCACCGACCCAGCTTCGATGAACTACGCCAGTGTCGTGTTCGCTGGATTCTCCACGATCGCAGCTGTATGGTACGCTATCAACGCTAGGAAACATTATCACGGGCCGACATTCTCCGCTGTTAGGGTGGAGGGTTCCCATTAGATCGGTTGTAGGTGTAGATTTATTGGTTGGTGGATGAACATTGCAGATGCAGTAGACAGAAATTGTATACCCAGATATCTGGGACGTATGAAAGGTTGAAGTATGACTGTATATGTGTGGATATGGAAAAAATGCATCTTGGATACTCGTAACTATGGTTGCGACAGATACTGGTCCATGAAGCAGCGCCAGAACTGGAATCGACGTGTTACGTAATTTTGCCACGTTGTGACGCGTCTCTGGAGCTCAGCCAAAATGagaaaacaacaacaacaatcaaacaatcaaCGATAAACACACACAACGACAActtccattcatcctccatcacATGGCAGTGAAAGCATAGCATAGCAACAGAATCATACGCATCTCGTCTATCTACAATGCCAACGGcaatatcatcaccatcctcaaTATCCAGTCCGCGTCCGAGGGTGATATCAAAGAAATTATCCGGATCAGGATCTACGACCGCTACACCTTCTGGATCACCTTTACAGCCATCACGAACCATCAACGCACCTCGCAAATCATCCAGTCTGGCCATGTTGATGAACGACGATGCGGCTGAGAAAGCCAAACGTCGAAAATCAGCTCATTTCGGTGAACTGGCTCCTTCAGCTGGTGAACCTAAAGAAAGACCAGGACTTGGGACACAAGGGAATGGAAAGAGGACTGTATCTGCTCTGGCGGTCCAACAGGCTTCGTCAGGTGGTCAGACGATGGCTCAAAGGCGTGCAAAGAGATTGTCAGCGGTGGAACCGGCTCAACCGGTCATTAGTATGGAAGTGATGAATACGAATtttgaagaatggatgaagTTGGCTACTGATAATGTAAATATCTTTACCATATCGAATTAAATGCCGGATGGCTGACGTGAGCTGATGGTACCGATTTATTAATTTATAAATTAGAAAATCACTGCGAATAACACATGGAACTTTGCTTTGATTGATTATTTTGCGGATTTGACACTTTTACGAAATGGACCAGatgatcaaagtgagtgaatACCTTCAGAGTGCCAGAGTTATCCACATCTATATGGAAATATATTGCTGACCTCATTTATCCACCTAGGTATCAATTTCCAGAAAGCCTCTTGTACTCTCGATGGTTGTGTCAAGATTTATACCTCGCGAGTGGACAGTGTAGCGACTGAGACTGGGAAGTTATTGAGTGGTCTTGCAGGCGGGAATGGTCAGTTTTCATCTATCTATTAACATGCGCAGACGAAAAGATGCTGACGATATAATATCGTATAGCTGCAGATGATgcggatggagaaggtggtgatggagatgacgaagagggtGGTGAACCCAAAACAACGCGAAAGGCGAGTTGTCATCAATTCGCGAAATCCACTTATTATGCTGACGTCAATGTTTTGACAGACGACCAGTCGATCCGAAGCGACATTAGCCAAATCTTTCGCTCAGCTACAGGTCAAGAAGTTCGATCTTGAGTTCACCGTTGATCCGCTGTTCAAGAAAACCTGTGCGGACTTCGATGAAGGAGGGGCGATGGGTTTGCTCATGAATCACCTCGGTGTTGATGGTAAGGGAAGAGTTGTGTTTGATGCTGGAGATGCGGgaggggaggaagaggaagaagaggaagaagctgatgaggaagaggagatggtgGATCTTGAAAAGCTCAGAGGTAAGTCGTcgtttctctctttcacaaGGGTAACTTAAATCAGGTTGACATTTCGCCTCTTTGCAGAATTTGTACCCTCTGTGGAGGCCGTACAAGACCTATACATCTCAGATACTCTCTCTGCGTTCAAATTTTCCTCCGACCCGGATTCCGCTGTCGACTTCACTACTCTTTTCAACCTCAAAGATTCATACAACGACGAGGAATATCAACCCTCATACGCCGATGACGAGTACGATGAATACGCTCCTGGATATATGCCtggggaaggtgaagctCATGATTTCTTCGGTGACGAAGATTACGATATGGGCCCCTCAGGTGGATTCGATGATGGAGCTTCCATGATGGGAGACGATATGGATGCTCAAGAAGCCTACAGCGGACAGGGTATGGGCGGTTCGTTGGCGATGGCCGCTCCGGGTGAACGTCTCGGACCATTCGATCCTAGACGTCAAGCAGGTCACGGGGAGTTGGTGATGGCTTTCGGaaatggtggtgatgatgatgatgcagaAGGAATGTTTGATTACTTCGATAAAGGTTTTGGTAAATCCTGGGCAGGTGCAGAACATTGGAAATTGCGTAAAGTAACGAGGAAAGGTATGTGCGACGACCCTCGTGGTCATATTTATCTCATTGATATATCTATAGATATAAGAGTAAACGGAAGTCTAACCACTGGTATATTCTATAGATGCTGCTACACCAGCCGGTGGATCTACCGCTCCCACAAAAACAGCTAAACCGGCCAAAGCACCATTCACAATCGACTTTTCATCGCCGTCTACATCTGCTACTTCATCCAAAACCCTCTTCGCCCCCGCCAcgaaatcatccatcaccttaCCCTCCACGCGTACTGCATCTTCCAGATCCAACAAGAAGACCTCGGCGGGTaaacgaagagaagaatggtTACTACCTGATGATATGCATTTCAGTAGTAGACAACTGTTGAGATTGTTCTTGAAACCCAAGTTCTCGGTGAGTCCAAATATTCAGTCGTAGAAATGATCACCATGACATGAATTTACATTGCtaatgatgatatgatagcTGCGAATGAGAAGGAGTGGTGCAGTGACTCAACTAGCTGGTGAGTTGAAGATTCCCCACGAGTCAATAGACCACACCACTGACGTGTTATACCCAGAAAACGCCAACGGCGAGATCGATGAGAACTTCTGGGCTCAAGCTGCTGCCGAACGAGCGGATGCAGGTCTCGAGGGAGATGGTATGGGTAAGTACAAATCCATATCAAGTGATTTTCAGCACCGCATACTGATCATTCCGCAGATAACGACTCTCAGCCGATACCATTCGAAACGCAGTTCTTCCATgacgatatggatgatggataCGTCGACGACGGTTTGGACGCTGGAGACTCGGCAAACTTGTATGATTCcaatgaagctgaagatctaTTGCAAGGATCTCAGAACATCGAACTGAAAAAGAGTAGACCTGAGAACGTCAACTTCgccaagaaagctaagaGAGTAGATGtaaagaggttgaaagatgatatctgGACTGGATTGAAAAGTCTCGTTCCGGCTGAGAAGGATAGTTCAGAAGATGAGACTGTATGTTTAATTCATATTCTTCTCTTGTCGCATGTAAGTGAGAGAGGCTAATTAGTTTTATTTCTCGGGTGAATGTAGGAGTTGCCCAAAACACCTACGAAAGATGGAAACGAACCAGTCAAGACTTTTGATAATATCATTACATCCCTTCGATCATCTTACCCCGCCGAAAAGATGTCTGAGATATCAACTTCGTTCTGTTTCATCTGTCTTTTACATTTAGCGAATGAGGAGGGACTGAAGATCGAGACTGCTCGTTACGACGGcaaggagaatgaagatgttggTTGTCAGGGGTTAGTAGAGGGttatgaaggtgatggatctCTATTTGGATTCGGAGCTAAGGGTAAGAGATTGGATCAGggtgaaaagaaagataggATAGTTGGAGAATTGCAAGCTTTGAGGGTGTACAAGGTGAGCTCGAGGAAAGAAGGTCGCAAGCTGCGGTTGAATGAACGAAGCTAATCGTCGTATTATATCGATAGGATCATACGGCTGGTAGAGCGGCGTAATTGGGAAGAAGACGGCGATCTCGAGCTACGTACGGGTGCCATCTATGTCTAACGATTTCAAGTGATATAATATTTATAGGGTTTATAAGCGTTATAAGAATCGGTTTCATCCCATTTTATATGTAATTTTATAATACTCTTTGAAGCTTAGGGCTAGTACAGATAGCCTCGTTGATGGCATATCACCTCCTTGAGAGTTATAGGAGAGACAGTTGATCGATATTGTGATAGTAGACTGTACTGGTGCGGTTACACCTATGGATCGGTTAAACTGCTGCTAAATCGATGATAGGCGGATACGGTTATTTCGTTCGAATGCGCCCCAAGATATCAACAAGTAATCCGAGTTTGTATATAAACATCTACATATGCTTTGAGTGACCAGCTATTCCTTTTCTCTCTATCCTCTGTATACACAGGCGAACCAAACCCCGTCGCAGGCCTATCGAAAAGAGAGTGAACGATGTCAACCTCAGCAGCAAAAGTGCGGCCGCCTTTCACCCTCAAAGTAGCTCAGacgaaagatgagattgaagcttGTTATGATATCAGGATAGAGGGTGAGTCGCACCATGTCATGGATCCCGATCGACTTCAATGTATCCAATGCCCCTTGAAAATACACTGTGTCTGGATCAGAGGCTAAGATGCTAATCCTTGTCGTGTCGAAATAGTATTTTCGGTTGAACAGGTAAGGTCATGACGGAAAGAAATGGATGAACatggtagctgatatatatcgTACTGTCTCGATGCGAATAGGGATTCCCATTGGATACAGAGATAGACGAGTGAGTAATCCACTAGATTAAATGACATCGCTCTTTCTCGTGCAAGTATGAATAAAGCTGATCTCGTAAGAAAAGATACGatcccacttccatccaTTTCCTACTTACCACTCCCATCCCTTCCCCACCCTCCGAACAGACTCGCATACCGAGCTTGTCTTCACCGAcggagggagaagaagagacgacGGAAAAATCAATAGGTACTATAAGATATGTACCCTCTCTATCGAAATTGACACGATTAGCGGTAGAAAAAGAATATAGGAAGTACGGTTTTGGAAAAgtattggtagatgggaTGCACAAGTGGATCAAAGATAATGAAGATAAATtagaaaaaggaaagattgttcaggaagaagggggaaagaagacgatcaaAGTGAAATGTCATTCTCAGGTGAGTACCAGAGATCTATGAAAGTGAAATCACGGAGCCGGGTATGATGTGCTGACTGTCATCGTAGATCCCTGCTATCCCGTTTTACGCAAAGATGGGATATGTAGCTGAAGGGCCGGaatttgatgaagaaggtggtgagtgattgtaaTCATCAGCCTAATCGCTATCAAAGAGAGAAAGCTGATGGTCAATGTTTGTGAATGATGGACAGCACCTCATCAATTGATGGTATATGAAGTCGAGATTTGAGATGTATGGCGTCACGAAAGAACGGGGGCTATCATTTTAGACGGATTAGATGGGTCTTGTCTTAGCACCGATGGAATCATTAGTCAGCAGCAGTTCACACCTTGAACACATGTAGGAAAGCATACTTGCAAGCACATATCCGTCAATTGCCAATCAGGTGATACACATTTATCAATTATATACATCGATGAAGGAAATGTGACTCAAGTTAGGAAGGTACgtttgtcttcttcatgCTACATGATACAAGCTCGAAAAGGATGGAAAATGTATGAACAGGTCCTCGGCAATTGTAAAGTAAAGAAGGGGAAATAAGATGTCGTGATCAATCAGAACAGGAAAAGTCACGTTCGAAAAGGATGATAAAGCGTCCATCGATACTAAATCTTCTTAgccaatttctctttctttgcaGCAGCTTCCTTGGCAGCCTCTACAGGATGTACGGAGTGAACGTCAGCAATGTACTTACAGAGCATCGGGGTTTCGTACTCACCCTCAGCCTCTGCAGCTCTTTGGGCAGCAGCAgcctctcttctccttctgacTTCTTGTAATCTGGCTAAATCAGATTTGGCCTCGGTGGTT
The nucleotide sequence above comes from Kwoniella europaea PYCC6329 chromosome 1, complete sequence. Encoded proteins:
- a CDS encoding glutamate-5-semialdehyde dehydrogenase: MSDPSSSGSSSSVAESIARAARAAFEQSQLVDVSERDLALRAIRQVLEGKKDEVLKANKADMEAAEELSSQGKLSKSLVSRLDLSRPGKFDAMLQGISDVASLPVPTGQVTFAKELGPGLDLHRVTCPIGVLLVIFEARPEVVVNIAALAIKSGNAAILKGGKESLRTATILSQLIAEALSKTSIPPTFIQSVSTRSEISSLLAQDRYIDLVMPRGGNELVRSIQNNTRIPVMGHADGICAVYVDQTAVEEKALRVVVESKTDYMAACNAAETLLIHSSLLSTLWPKLASELMKNNVCLRCDPSTLSAIQDIPESSKFVTASTEEDYHTEFLGPTLAVKTVNNVNEAVKHINSHSSHHTDSIITEDEKSMSIWCNGLDSANCYVNASTRFADGTRYGLGTEVGISTGKTHARGPVGLDGLVIYKYMMRSRNDKGSTIADYEKGENRYTHKDLVKGGPPF
- a CDS encoding glutathione synthetase codes for the protein MSVSTTLPDWPPSLIPEQHSHLILLSSTYALSHGFTLLPPSSSQPPTSAIAAPLSLLPTPFPRGLYDLAVSLQPLYNALYARITLDWDFLDRVMGGSVSKVDTFQGELWRGWKSIRNDLVQPLQLGLFRSDYLLHDGEKDGISIKQVEFNTIAASFGALSQRAGEMHKYLSKATNGYFSVSPHLSNPSNFPANEPLKNLAAGLAEGWKAYGNKDAVILFVVQDGERNVFDQRWLEFELLESHNIPVIRHTFSELSTLAQIDPTTKNLLLPSPLQPSLPAREVSVIYYRSAYTPTDYPSSAEWSTRLLLEKSKAIKCPSMALQLSGAKKIQQVLSEPGVLEDFLLGDHRPHVGFGKGAGSLTQEDVDRLRLTWIGLYPMDNSELGKKAYALATSQPEKYVLKPQREGGGNNIYRENIPGYLKELAEEDKHRIEGEPEKKEGYILMELIEPPKGLRNLLVKGGENKSRLADIVSELGVYGVSLFGEKEVVNQTAGTLLRTKGRESDEGGVAIGISSIDSPLLVD